ACACGGCCAGAACGATGCCGCCCTCCATCACGACCACAACCTGCGCGCCGCATATCTCCATGTTTTGGCAGACGCGCTCACCTCCCTGCTGGCCATAGTGGCGCTGTTTTCCGGCAAATACCTCGGTCTTGCTTGGCTCGATCCGATGATGGGCCTGGTCGGGGCCGCGGTGATCACAAGGTGGGCATATGGTCTTGCGCGCGATACCGGCTACATCCTGATCGACTGCGCGCCGGATGAACGGATCCGGGCCGCGATCAGGCGCGCGATCGAAGATGACGCGGACAACCGCATAGCCGATCTCCATGTCTGGTGTGTCGGTCCGCATCATTATTCCGTTGTGATCTCCTTGGTGACCCATCAGCCGAGGGCGCCGGAACATTACAAACATCTTCTAAACGGCATCCCTGACCTTGCGCACGTCCTTGTCGAGGTGAACCCCTGCTCAGACCCGTCCTGCGTCGGGTCTCCTGCCTGAGGCCGGGTTGCCACGTAATCTTCTACAGGAGCGGCGGACAGTTGACAGCGGATAAGAAGATGTTTTCAGCGGAAGGGATCTTCATAAGGCACAGCATCCCGGGCCGCATGCGCGTAAGGGTAGAGGCCGTCCGCGAGGACAGGGAACGGGCGGCGGCCCTCGAAAGATGGCTCAAAGGCCGGCCTGGGGTCACTTCTGTGGAGGCAAAGCCCATCACCGGGAGCGTCATCGTATTTTACGATCAGGAGATCGCGGCCTTGCCCGAGATCCTGGATCAAATCGCGGGGTGGATCACACTCGATCGCAACAGTGAACCAGTGGGCCGTCTGCCAAAGGCCCCCACATGCGACGCCGTTTGCC
This is a stretch of genomic DNA from Deltaproteobacteria bacterium. It encodes these proteins:
- the dmeF gene encoding CDF family Co(II)/Ni(II) efflux transporter DmeF → MHIHTLDRLQHPHNFADDSSLAERNTRNVMVFTALTMVAEIVTGMMTGSMALLADGWHMTTHVAALGVTFIAYRYARSHADNPRFTFGTGKISVLGGFANATALAVVAMVMSLESVARLLEPRAIHFNEAIVMAVVGLFVNLASGLMLRDHGHGHEHGQNDAALHHDHNLRAAYLHVLADALTSLLAIVALFSGKYLGLAWLDPMMGLVGAAVITRWAYGLARDTGYILIDCAPDERIRAAIRRAIEDDADNRIADLHVWCVGPHHYSVVISLVTHQPRAPEHYKHLLNGIPDLAHVLVEVNPCSDPSCVGSPA